A single Ziziphus jujuba cultivar Dongzao chromosome 11, ASM3175591v1 DNA region contains:
- the LOC107433076 gene encoding pentatricopeptide repeat-containing protein At4g21300 isoform X1 produces the protein MKKFLCPTYRQFACVSKPMSMLTNTNGKDSLISPSMYTEETLENQFASILQACCVHALIGQGKQVHAQVVVCGLSKNCNLGTKILSMYVFCGSIMEARNVFYQLELRYALPWNWIIRGITMMGWFNIALTFYFKMLASGISPDKYTFIYVIKACSGLKNARLGKLVHETIQLMGLKVDVFVASCLIKLYADNGCIHDARCLFDQIPHKDIVLWNVMINGYVKNGDTNNSVEMFLKMKKSDSKPNAVTFACMLSICASDVLIGFATQLHGLAVSCGLELDSSVANTLLSMYSKCKCLSDARRLFDLMPQTDVVTWNGMISGYVQNGFMTEASHIFHDMVSAGVKPDSITFSSFLPSLAEYVSLNRVMEIHGYIIRNGVPLDVFLKSAFIDIYFKCRNVEMACKIFNRSATVDVVVCTAMISGFVLNGMNIDALKIFRWLLQEKMKPNSLTLASVLPAFAGLAVLRLGKELHGNIIKNGLHRKRHVGSAITDMYAKCGNLDLAHRVFQGLSERDAVCWNTMITSCSQNGKPEEAIDLFRKMGEAGAKYDSVSISSMLSACANLPAFHYGKEIHGFMIRRDIISDLFCASALIDWYAKCGNLDFSQHVFDLMPNKSEVSWNSIIAAYGNHGHLKDSLTLFHEMLENGILPDHVTFLGVISACGHAGQINEGIYYFHCMTEQYGIPARMEHYACMVDLFGRAGRLNEAFETIQSMPFSPDAGVWGTLLGACRVHGNVELAEVASKNLFDLDPQNSGYYILLSNINADAGKWGRVLEIRRLMKERGVQKVPGYSWIEVNNITHMFVAADGSHPQSAQIYLLLYSLLLELRKEGYVPQPYLPTNQQIWGCDTVK, from the coding sequence ATGAAGAAATTTCTATGCCCAACTTATAGACAGTTTGCATGCGTTTCAAAACCTATGTCCATGTTGACTAATACAAATGGCAAAGACTCGTTGATTTCTCCAAGCATGTACACTGAAGAGACTCTTGAAAACCAGTTTGCATCAATCTTGCAAGCTTGTTGTGTTCATGCTTTGATTGGTCAAGGAAAGCAAGTGCATGCCCAGGTTGTTGTCTGCGGATTAAGCAAAAACTGTAACCTGGGTACAAAGATTTTGAGTATGTATGTTTTTTGCGGTAGCATAATGGAGGCCAGGAATGTGTTTTATCAGCTCGAATTGCGGTATGCTTTACCTTGGAATTGGATTATTAGAGGGATTACCATGATGGGTTGGTTTAATATTGCCTTGACGTTTTACTTCAAGATGTTGGCTTCTGGAATTTCACCTGACAAGTAcacttttatatatgtaattaaagcCTGTAGCGGTTTGAAAAATGCAAGGTTGGGTAAATTAGTTCATGAAACGATTCAATTGATGGGTTTGAAGGTGGATGTATTTGTAGCCAGTTGTTTAATTAAGTTGTATGCAGACAATGGTTGTATCCATGATGCAAGGTGTTTGTTTGATCAAATTCCTCATAAAGATATTGTTTTATGGAATGTCATGATTAATGGTTATGTGAAAAATGGAGACACAAATAATTCTGTAGAAATGttcttgaaaatgaaaaaaagtgaTAGTAAGCCCAATGCGGTGACATTTGCTTGTATGTTGTCTATCTGTGCCTCAGACGTTTTGATTGGTTTTGCTACTCAGCTTCACGGGCTTGCTGTTTCTTGTGGGTTGGAGTTGGATTCTTCAGTGGCTAACACATTATTATCAATGTATTCCAAATGTAAATGCTTGTCTGATGCACGTAGGCTGTTCGATTTGATGCCACAAACTGATGTAGTGACTTGGAATGGGATGATATCTGGGTATGTACAAAATGGGTTTATGACCGAGGCTTCACACATTTTTCATGACATGGTATCTGCTGGTGTCAAACCAGACTCTATTACGTTTTCAAGTTTTCTTCCATCTCTTGCTGAATATGTAAGTCTTAATCGAGTTATGGAAATTCATGGTTATATAATAAGAAATGGTGTGCCCTTAGATGTATTCTTGAAAAGTGCattcatagatatatatttcAAGTGTAGAAATGTGGAGATGGCATGCAAGATTTTCAACCGAAGCGCCACAGTCGATGTTGTTGTCTGCACAGCTATGATATCTGGATTTGTGCTTAACGGAATGAACATTGATGCTTTGAAAATTTTCAGATGGTTACTTCAAGAGAAAATGAAACCAAATTCTTTGACCCTGGCTAGTGTTTTGCCGGCTTTTGCAGGTTTGGCTGTGCTGCGATTGGGCAAGGAATTGCATGGTAACATCATAAAAAATGGGCTTCATAGGAAACGTCATGTGGGAAGCGCAATTACTGATATGTATGCAAAATGTGGAAATTTGGATCTTGCCCATCGAGTTTTTCAAGGACTGTCTGAACGGGATGCTGTATGTTGGAACACAATGATCACTAGCTGTTCTCAAAATGGAAAACCTGAAGAAGCCATTGATCTTTTTCGTAAAATGGGGGAGGCAGGAGCCAAGTATGATTCTGTGAGTATATCATCCATGCTATCTGCCTGCGCAAACTTACCGGCATTCCACTACGGGAAAGAGATCCATGGTTTCATGATTCGAAGAGATATAATCTCTGATCTTTTCTGTGCAAGTGCCCTGATAGACTGGTATGCTAAATGTGGAAACTTGGATTTCTCTCAACATGTTTTTGACCTCATGCCAAACAAGAGTGAAGTTTCGTGGAACAGCATTATTGCGGCTTATGGGAACCATGGTCACCTCAAGGATTCTCTAACTCTGTTTCATGAAATGTTAGAGAATGGTATTCTGCCTGATCATGTCACCTTTCTTGGTGTAATATCTGCTTGTGGCCATGCTGGTCAAATTAATGAAGGAATTTATTACTTCCATTGCATGACCGAGCAATATGGAATTCCAGCTCGAATGGAGCATTATGCATGCATGGTAGATCTGTTTGGGCGTGCTGGACGTTTAAATGAAGCATTTGAAACAATACAGAGCATGCCATTTTCACCTGACGCCGGTGTTTGGGGAACATTGCTTGGAGCTTGTCGGGTCCATGGCAATGTTGAGCTTGCTGAAGTGGCATCAAAAAATCTTTTTGACTTGGACCCGCAAAACTCTGGCTACTATATTTTGCTTTCAAATATAAATGCTGATGCTGGAAAGTGGGGAAGGGTACTTGAGATTCGACGTTTGATGAAAGAAAGAGGAGTTCAGAAAGTACCTGGTTATAGCTGGATTGAGGTTAACAACATTACCCATATGTTTGTTGCAGCAGATGGAAGTCACCCACAATCTGCTCAGATCTATTTGTTACTTTATAGTCTTCTTCTAGAATTAAGAAAAGAAGGTTATGTTCCTCAACCTTACCTTCCAACAAATCAACAAATATGGGGATGTGACACTGTAAAATAG
- the LOC107433076 gene encoding pentatricopeptide repeat-containing protein At4g21300 isoform X2: MKKFLCPTYRQFACVSKPMSMLTNTNGKDSLISPSMYTEETLENQFASILQACCVHALIGQGKQVHAQVVVCGLSKNCNLGTKILSMYVFCGSIMEARNVFYQLELRYALPWNWIIRGITMMGWFNIALTFYFKMLASGISPDKYTFIYVIKACSGLKNARLGKLVHETIQLMGLKVDVFVASCLIKLYADNGCIHDARCLFDQIPHKDIVLWNVMINGYVKNGDTNNSVEMFLKMKKSDSKPNAVTFACMLSICASDVLIGFATQLHGLAVSCGLELDSSVANTLLSMYSKCKCLSDARRLFDLMPQTDVVTWNGMISGYVQNGFMTEASHIFHDMVSAGVKPDSITFSSFLPSLAEYCRNVEMACKIFNRSATVDVVVCTAMISGFVLNGMNIDALKIFRWLLQEKMKPNSLTLASVLPAFAGLAVLRLGKELHGNIIKNGLHRKRHVGSAITDMYAKCGNLDLAHRVFQGLSERDAVCWNTMITSCSQNGKPEEAIDLFRKMGEAGAKYDSVSISSMLSACANLPAFHYGKEIHGFMIRRDIISDLFCASALIDWYAKCGNLDFSQHVFDLMPNKSEVSWNSIIAAYGNHGHLKDSLTLFHEMLENGILPDHVTFLGVISACGHAGQINEGIYYFHCMTEQYGIPARMEHYACMVDLFGRAGRLNEAFETIQSMPFSPDAGVWGTLLGACRVHGNVELAEVASKNLFDLDPQNSGYYILLSNINADAGKWGRVLEIRRLMKERGVQKVPGYSWIEVNNITHMFVAADGSHPQSAQIYLLLYSLLLELRKEGYVPQPYLPTNQQIWGCDTVK, translated from the exons ATGAAGAAATTTCTATGCCCAACTTATAGACAGTTTGCATGCGTTTCAAAACCTATGTCCATGTTGACTAATACAAATGGCAAAGACTCGTTGATTTCTCCAAGCATGTACACTGAAGAGACTCTTGAAAACCAGTTTGCATCAATCTTGCAAGCTTGTTGTGTTCATGCTTTGATTGGTCAAGGAAAGCAAGTGCATGCCCAGGTTGTTGTCTGCGGATTAAGCAAAAACTGTAACCTGGGTACAAAGATTTTGAGTATGTATGTTTTTTGCGGTAGCATAATGGAGGCCAGGAATGTGTTTTATCAGCTCGAATTGCGGTATGCTTTACCTTGGAATTGGATTATTAGAGGGATTACCATGATGGGTTGGTTTAATATTGCCTTGACGTTTTACTTCAAGATGTTGGCTTCTGGAATTTCACCTGACAAGTAcacttttatatatgtaattaaagcCTGTAGCGGTTTGAAAAATGCAAGGTTGGGTAAATTAGTTCATGAAACGATTCAATTGATGGGTTTGAAGGTGGATGTATTTGTAGCCAGTTGTTTAATTAAGTTGTATGCAGACAATGGTTGTATCCATGATGCAAGGTGTTTGTTTGATCAAATTCCTCATAAAGATATTGTTTTATGGAATGTCATGATTAATGGTTATGTGAAAAATGGAGACACAAATAATTCTGTAGAAATGttcttgaaaatgaaaaaaagtgaTAGTAAGCCCAATGCGGTGACATTTGCTTGTATGTTGTCTATCTGTGCCTCAGACGTTTTGATTGGTTTTGCTACTCAGCTTCACGGGCTTGCTGTTTCTTGTGGGTTGGAGTTGGATTCTTCAGTGGCTAACACATTATTATCAATGTATTCCAAATGTAAATGCTTGTCTGATGCACGTAGGCTGTTCGATTTGATGCCACAAACTGATGTAGTGACTTGGAATGGGATGATATCTGGGTATGTACAAAATGGGTTTATGACCGAGGCTTCACACATTTTTCATGACATGGTATCTGCTGGTGTCAAACCAGACTCTATTACGTTTTCAAGTTTTCTTCCATCTCTTGCTGAATAT TGTAGAAATGTGGAGATGGCATGCAAGATTTTCAACCGAAGCGCCACAGTCGATGTTGTTGTCTGCACAGCTATGATATCTGGATTTGTGCTTAACGGAATGAACATTGATGCTTTGAAAATTTTCAGATGGTTACTTCAAGAGAAAATGAAACCAAATTCTTTGACCCTGGCTAGTGTTTTGCCGGCTTTTGCAGGTTTGGCTGTGCTGCGATTGGGCAAGGAATTGCATGGTAACATCATAAAAAATGGGCTTCATAGGAAACGTCATGTGGGAAGCGCAATTACTGATATGTATGCAAAATGTGGAAATTTGGATCTTGCCCATCGAGTTTTTCAAGGACTGTCTGAACGGGATGCTGTATGTTGGAACACAATGATCACTAGCTGTTCTCAAAATGGAAAACCTGAAGAAGCCATTGATCTTTTTCGTAAAATGGGGGAGGCAGGAGCCAAGTATGATTCTGTGAGTATATCATCCATGCTATCTGCCTGCGCAAACTTACCGGCATTCCACTACGGGAAAGAGATCCATGGTTTCATGATTCGAAGAGATATAATCTCTGATCTTTTCTGTGCAAGTGCCCTGATAGACTGGTATGCTAAATGTGGAAACTTGGATTTCTCTCAACATGTTTTTGACCTCATGCCAAACAAGAGTGAAGTTTCGTGGAACAGCATTATTGCGGCTTATGGGAACCATGGTCACCTCAAGGATTCTCTAACTCTGTTTCATGAAATGTTAGAGAATGGTATTCTGCCTGATCATGTCACCTTTCTTGGTGTAATATCTGCTTGTGGCCATGCTGGTCAAATTAATGAAGGAATTTATTACTTCCATTGCATGACCGAGCAATATGGAATTCCAGCTCGAATGGAGCATTATGCATGCATGGTAGATCTGTTTGGGCGTGCTGGACGTTTAAATGAAGCATTTGAAACAATACAGAGCATGCCATTTTCACCTGACGCCGGTGTTTGGGGAACATTGCTTGGAGCTTGTCGGGTCCATGGCAATGTTGAGCTTGCTGAAGTGGCATCAAAAAATCTTTTTGACTTGGACCCGCAAAACTCTGGCTACTATATTTTGCTTTCAAATATAAATGCTGATGCTGGAAAGTGGGGAAGGGTACTTGAGATTCGACGTTTGATGAAAGAAAGAGGAGTTCAGAAAGTACCTGGTTATAGCTGGATTGAGGTTAACAACATTACCCATATGTTTGTTGCAGCAGATGGAAGTCACCCACAATCTGCTCAGATCTATTTGTTACTTTATAGTCTTCTTCTAGAATTAAGAAAAGAAGGTTATGTTCCTCAACCTTACCTTCCAACAAATCAACAAATATGGGGATGTGACACTGTAAAATAG